DNA sequence from the Cercospora beticola chromosome 8, complete sequence genome:
ccgcctgctgctgcccattCCACATCATCTTCTGCGTTCAGCCCTTCCAGTGCATCATTCGCTTTCGCAATCCAAAGCCGAATCTGCTCATACGCATCCGACAAGGCTTTGGCAGCTTCTGTAGCCGATGGAAGTGCAGATATCCTCTTTGCGAGTGAGTCGGCATCCGGCAGTCGCATAGACGTCAGCTGCGCAAGTTGTCCCGTGAAGCTATTGCGTCCCAGCGTATAGACCGAGCCTGCCCTCGAAAGACTCGGCCTGGATAATGATCCATTGCTGGCCCTTCTCTCTGGTGTGTCCGCACTTCCAGCGCCTGCCTGCCAGTTTCCAAAGTCCAAGTTCCCGCTCGTGATCGGACTGGCAGTATTTCCATTCGTGTCCAATGCTTCTCGCGAAGCCATCCTACTCGGTGTGCTCGGCGGCTCAGGAAGCGGTTTATCTGTGTTCGGCGCCATCTCTCCACCATTCGCACCACTCGCAGACGCGCCCGTCGTTCTCGGACCAGGACTTAGCGGCTCTTTCGTCCTAGAACACAGCCTCGCCTTTCCCACATCCGGCATGCGATACTTGTGATTATCCACCAAGCTCGCCTCCAACCGTAAATGTTCGTCGATGCccgcttcgtcgtcgtcggtcGTGTTTTCGGCCACAAGGGCGTCTGAGATGTCGATTACAGAGCTCGCGTAAGCTGAGGTCGCGTATGCACTCGGCGCATCCAGGTCCGCGTTCCCATTGGCATCGGACTCGATGGCACTGAGCTCGCTCGCCTCATTGTCTGTCAGCACCGGACCACCGCTGAGCCGCACTCCACCTCCCACGGGCATGTTACTGCTGCGACTCCACTCCGTCCCCCGTCGTCGGATGTCGACGTCTCGTTCGCGTGCGCGGTGCAGGCGTTCGAGTTCCTCGAGCTGAGCTTCGGGGATCCTTCCAATGCTCgatttgctgctgcgacgagAGGTTATGCTTTCGCCGCTGCGACTCCGGTGCAGGCGCTGTAGTCGTGCTTCCAGGCCTGGCGAGAGGCGTTTCCCAGCGCGATGGGCCTTGATCTCCAgccagcgatggcgttgTTCTTCCTTGAGGATCTGGCGGCCGATCTGCTGGCGGTGCTCATCGGCGGGATCCAGGTGAGCGGCCTCCGTCCGGCTGGGGTCCGTTGCGATGGCGGTGGCGGGCGCTGACGTCGACCAGTGCGGTGGACGAGTAGGGTGATGCCTGTCGTGGGCGGCCATTATGCGCTGGCTGTATACCGCCCCGCGCTAGGAGCTGGACTGGCTGCGTCTGGTCGGGCAAACGCGACGGGAGCTGCAGTAGTCGCGTTTGACGTGCATGTAAACAATCGACCACAACACTGGCCGACTGCGCTAGTTTGCTCGTGTTCACTGCTTGTGACAccaagaggaggagggcgacGAGGTGGCCAGCAGCTCTGCTCTACGCCATGATCCACGTCGACCAACGTCTGTCCCGTCTGCTGTCCCTCCCTACCTCTCTTCTCTGGCCGTCTCCGCAGCCGCTGTGTGTCTCTGACGCCGGTTCCAGGAGAGTCGCGCAGTCATCCAGCCATCGGCCATGCACGCGTCGCACCAGCTCCGTCGCTCCTCCAGACATCCGACAGCTGCGCGTATATGGCTGGGTGAAGGCAGGCCAGGAACAACGGGCGAGAGTCCAGTAGTGTGGCGTTCTGCGGCTCTCCGTGCCTGTCGCTGTCTCACCTCATTCGCCAAAACATGCCCGCCAGTGCGTCAAAGCCTCAGGGATTCCAGATCGGTTCACGAGCCTAATGGATCATCCCAGCAGCATTCCCGACCTTTGCTATGTTCAAATTCGCCGATCGTTTAGGGAAACCCGGCTTCTATTCACTAAAAATTCACAATATGCAATACTCAGACTGATGAACAATTACACAAGTGTTCAACATCGATCGCGTGGAATCTTTCAATCACCTTTCCAACTCCAACTCAAGCAGAACGGAACCCACCCCAACATCTTTTTTAACCTTTCTCCATCCGACCACAAAACCTAGCACGCCGGAACAACACTTCCACACATCCTTCCCAAGGTCCCTCAATCCGACCTTACGACGCGGACTAAATATATTAAACTCTCCGTCCCATCACGGAACTGCTGACCGATGGTATAAAGTATCGTATAGTTTGCGTTCTCCTTGCTGCCCAAAAGCACTAGATCTCTTTCTTCGCAGGACATGTTCACGGTTTGTTCCTACCAAACATTCATCGTGGCAGTTGTTGCTAGCCACTGGCTTTTTGCAACGTCCTGCAACTGCGTTGAATTGCTTGCAGGTAAATTGACCGTTTTGTCGCGTGGCGGGAACTTCGGAGGCGTTGACGATATACTCTCGGAGTTTATGAGTCTATTGGCGGGATCTGCTGGTTTCTTGTGAAGTCAGGAGTGTGTCAGTGAGATATGCTCTCGAACCTACGAAGCTTGCCAGGATTTCACGATGCTGTTCACGAAGTAATTCGCAGCTTGTGGCAAGGATATGAGAACTGGACTGCACTGTTTCACAAGCTGCCTCGGACTCTCGTAGCAAGCTCGAGGAGCACGTGAAGCCACTGCACTATACAAAAAAGGCAAAATAAAGTAGCACGCAAAGATGGTCATCTCAGTAGAACGCAGCCTTCATATGAAAAATGACTATCTTCTAcgaaaagaggaaaaggcTAAGAGGAAATAAAAGAAACCCAAAGGCCGTCGTAGGCGCTTCGCAAAATTCCCCAAAAGTTCCAATGCTGCTTGCAGCTTTCGCGCACACTTTCATCTCACTATGCTCTTTGCCCATCAATTACAAGGAAATGTTCTTCttggctgcagctgctctcTGCCCATTACGGGTCTTATGAAAAAGGGGGTAtcaatcttctcttctccagccAAAACCATTCAATCACCGGCCGTCCAAGCCAAACAAATGCTACGACATAGCTTCCTTCCGTTCGCTCTCCGTCCGCCATCCCGCGGCTGCCCATGTCGGGTATGTACaatgctctcttcttcttcttcttctcctgaaAGGACTGTCTCTCACAACACAGGGCACTCAACTTCACTGAAGCGATTCCTATCTCTCCAGAATGGTGCCCAAGCGTCGACGTCCAAAGGTGTCAGACATGGTCGAAGAAGGGCGGATGACGACGGCCTCGCGTCGCTTCTTCCGCTTCCAACTCGGATCGGACTCGCCGCGCCTGTGATTCCAAGATGTATTCTCCGTGCTGACTTCCTACGTCGGCACAGCATTCTCTTTatcatcctcgccacccAGTACTTGCTTCGACACTGATGCCATCTTCTCGCGCAGGTCCATTGTTGACAGCAGGTCCTTTGCGGGAGCTGGAGGCTGGACTTCAGATCGGTCAAAAGAGTCCTTGATTCCAGAATCGACGGGCCCGGGTTTGGGAAGGTCACCGCTagcatcgacatcatcgctGGCAACGTCGATTCTGAGCTCTGGCGGTTTCGTCTCCCGGTGCTTTTGATTCCTGGCCTCTTCCCTCCACTCCTCTGTCAACTCTGTCCGCACCCCTTGACACCACTTGAAGATGGCTGCGTCGAAGATCCGCCACGTCTCTTCGTCTTTCTCCTGCGCAATGTCCAGAGCCGGAATCTCTATTTTTGTCTCCCATCGGATTTCACCCGCTTTGGCCCAAAATTTTAGGTTTTCTGCGACTCGGTACGGCTTGCTCACATCCGTGTGGAATGTCTTGATCACATCAAATTTCCGTTTTGATTTCGCCACGCACGCATTGTGGAGTTTCACCAGGCGAACGCCATCTTGGAAGGCTTTCAGGAACTCGGTCGGCATTTTCTGATCGGGCGACGATTCGGGCCATTCAGGCAATGCCGGTTCGTCCTTATCGAAAGATTTGATGAACAGCCACTCTCGTTGCCTCTCTTTGCCTGTCCAGTCACCTTCTCGCCAGACCATGGCTTCACgctctgcagcttcttcttgctctgcagTTTCTTCGGCCTTGATCAGCTTGTCGATGGACTCAATCCAGCAAATGATTTCCAGTAGCTCCAACTCGCGAATGCCGCCTCTGAAATTGCGACTGGCCATGCGCTTTAGAGTGTCCAGAGTATTATAAAGATCCTTTCGTAATTCACGCTCCGGTTTGAGGGCGAAAAGCTTTTGCGGGTTGACATGTGAAGTGTAGTAGTTCTTTGCGGCTCGTATAGCCAATGTGATGATGTCGAGAATGTGCAGACCTTGAATCTCGTGATAGGCACTGCtagcagtggcagcagcagtgtcCGCCGAAGCTGGCTTGTTTTGCGATTCCTCTAACGCTTTGCATGCGTCCTGTAAAGCCTCCTTCAATTCGCGGCGCAAAACAGGCATGTCTGGGAGTGGCTCGGTGACTTCGGGCTTGACTTTGTAGGTGCTGACTGTGGGTGGCAGCATCGTTGGGTCACTCGGATCCCAGAGCTCTCCAAATTCGGCTTCAGTCGGACTTTCGGAAATCGAAAGATCCAAGCCAGAGTCCGAGGCGGCATACGACGATGCATAGCTATCGTCGAGATACACGTTGGCGCGATCCAACTCGCTGCCGCTCATCGATCTCATGCTGGCCTCGATATTTGAGGGCTCATTAAGCCCACCCATCTCTCGACCCTTCCGCAAGAATCCCTTCTTCTTTCGATCATCCTCTCTGGCCAATTGAGCTCCCTTGCCGTCCAGCAAGCCAGTTCGGGCGAAGTAGTACTGCATGTGAGCAATGCTACCCAGGCTCATGACACTGTCCCGATTCTTCGCGCTGTCGGCAGACACGGTGCCCTGTGGGCGGATGTAGCCCCTCCTCCGCACCACTGTGGCACTGCCATCACTCAGGCGGGAATTTCTTGATCGACTGGAGATGGAGAGCTGTGACTCGcagccctcgccgccgctgaTGGAGCTGGCCGGCGTGGACACGGATCGCTCCGACTTGGGCACAGCATCGATGCTTAGTGAGGCATCGACGGAGGGCGAAGGTGACGACGAGCGGGAGGCAGGCGAAGTGGCATTCGAGACGGGCGATgtctcagcagcagtggctgcCATTGTCGCCGTTGGGGGAGGTCAGGTGGTGGGACAGCGTGGCCAGCCTCGTCGACGTGTCCAGTCAATGGCGAGAGTGGGTGTTGTGCAGAGGACGTGGATGCGGCAGTGAATCGGCGCAGGGCTATCCCCGTGCTGCCAGGCCCCTGTCGACGCCTATTCTTGGTGTACGTACGGAagattctgctgctgtcagcTGGTGGTCCCGTCACGACAAGTCACTCGGACAGCGCAGAGCAGCGGCATGTCACACGCCCGGCGGTCGTTTGGGCGTTGGTTGCTGTGCAGCGGCGGAAGGGGGGATCGACATGAACTCTACTTCTGAAACTTTGTCGTGATGCTAGCCTCGGCGCGTTGCGCTGCTCGAGCACGCGTGCCCGCCAGGGTCTGCCTCTTTCGCGAACCGCACGCGTTGTCACCTtctgtcttcctcgtcctgctCTTCCAACGTCTCGAGCAGGGCAACATCTCACAGTGCACTCACAGTCGACAGCGACACCTCCATTGCGTCGCCGACAAAGCCACAAATAGCAGCTGGCAATAGTCCGTCGCCATCCCGGACAGCCCTATGAGACGCATGGCCGAAATGGCCGACATTTGGAAAAAGTCCAGAAGCCTACACCCCTGCGCCTGAGAAATGAGACGGGAAAGTGACCTCACTCGTCGATCGGAGCATGACACGCTCGCAGCACTCGTGCCAGTGAATTACTCGCACCGTCGACATCATCTTCACGCACCCCACGCCTGCCTTCCACCGCTCATGAGTCGCTCCTGGCCAgacacgacgacgatgcaccAGCCTCAACCGTCATCCTCACATACTGCGCAGAGTGGCTTTCGCGAAGCCCAAAAACAGCGATTCGTGTACTAACGTTTCGCAAAGCAATGAAGGGGAGCCAGCCCACATGCATATTGCAGACGGTCAGCTTGGTGGCTCCACAGCCCGTTTCTTCTTCAGAAAGACGTAAGGTTATGCGGAATGCGGATCACTTCATGTCGTTGGAGTCTCCACTTTTCTTCGATGGGTCAAATGAAGCTTAGACGAGTGCGAACGGCAAAACGGCGACCGTTCTCACCTTTGCGCCACATCGCGATACACGCTTGGATCGGACGCATCATCTTCAACAACGTCTGTGGCGGTGTCAACGGCCCCAGCGCACATGGCAACGTCCTCTCGACAACCAGCAGCATTCGTCAGCTGTTCGCTTCATGTTAAACGCTCACACAGCCATTTTCTGTCCTCTCCAGCACTCAATGGCTAACAACACGAGCTGATGGCTGCCACGCAGAGCACTGTAGACATTAAAACAACACATGTAGGTTGTCAACAATCTTCTCATCAGCACCAAAACACGAGCCTTGTCTACCACAGGAGCAACTGTACAGTCTGGCACCATGAAGTTCTCCACTTACATTCTCCCTGCTTGCATTGCACTTCTCTCCTCCGCACAAGAATTAAAGACCGTCCAAGCAGAAACTCTGCCCACCAGCGCCGTTCACAGAAAGGCAACATCGACAGCAAAAGCGCAACCAGAAGTCTTGGAAGAGACCGCCTCGACAAGCACAATAGCAAAAGCTCCCGCTCAGACCAGTTCAAAAAGCAGTCCTTCGTCCTCTCCGCCCAGCCCAGCCAAGAACAACCTCAAAGATGATCCATACACCCGCTGCGCCACTCAACCTGATGCAAACCAACGCACTCTCCTCGACAGAGTACCATCCCAGCGAAACTACACATACAAAGCCGAGCGCCAAATCGACGTATACATCCATGTAGTGACCACCGAATCCAAACGCGACACTTACACCGAAAGCATGATCGAGGACCAACTGACTGTCATGAACGACGCCTACTCTTCAATGGGCTTCACCTTCAACCTCGCTGGCTCTGACTTCACCGTTCAAGATGACTGGGCCGCAGCATCAGCCGGAGGCGACGAAGAAAGCCAAATGAAAGAAGCCCTCCACATGGGCTCCTACGCCGATCTAAACTTGTACTTCCTCTCCGATTTGGGCGACGGGCTCTTAGGTTTTTGTTACTTCCCAACAGAATCTCCTTCGCGACAAACGAGAGTTCTTGATGGATGCATCAATCTTGCAGCTTCGCTGCCAGGAGCTGAAGCGACGAATTATAATATGGGACTTACAGCTGTGCATGAAGTGGGACATGTAAGTTTTTCTTTCTTTCCCTCCCAACAAACACCACTTCCTCCTACCTTGATGTTCGAAGCTCACAAGAAACTAACACATCCTGCAACAGTGGTTCGGCCTCTACCACGTCTTCGACGGCAACTCCTGCACCGGAAGCGGGGACTTCGTCTCTGACACTCCCGTCCAAAGTCAAGCTACATTCGGATGTCCCAGCAAACAAGATAGTTGTCCAGATCGTAAGTTCACTCTCCCTCCACCTCTCTCTTTCCCTCCCAAGAAAGACACCGGATCATTCTAACACAACTCCTCCAGAACCCGGCGACGATTCCATTCACAATTACATGGATTACAGCTACGATCAATGTTTGTACGAATTCACTGATGGGCAGGCACAACGGGCGCGGGCTTTATATGATGAGTATAGAGCGGGGAATTGATCGATACCAGTAAAGAGCGGGAATGGATTGCGAGGATTCAAGATAGAGGTGACGAGGTTTACGAGTTTATGATGAGACGATGCAACATGAGGTTTAATGGTTGGTGGCATTGGTGGTGGGTACGGTCGTTTGAACATTTATCGGAGTTTCAGAATATACATATTGATGTATTAACATTATTTGGTTGTTTTTTGCTCTTGTTCTGCCGCGGTCTCCTGAACGAGTACTGCGCTTCCGCGCGCGCGCTGCTCATATCATAAGGAAAAGAGTGATTCGTGAAACTGACAGCTCAGTAAATCCGCTTCCGCTCGGCACTTTCGCAGCTCATTCGAGAACGATTCCGGTGAAGCCAGTCCACCCGGCAGAACGCGACGAGTTCTCTGCTTTCGGCTCCCGGTACAGGTGAGTTTGCCTCTCACTTATCGCAAACCTTTTCAAACGCCTTGAGAAGAGTCTGCAAGGTACTGTCAGCCTGGGTCTGGTCTACAATAGCTCAGTCAAAATGATGCACATACCATAAAATCATGATCCTCCATCGAGCCAAAAGCGGCGTGGTTCCCCAATTTTGCCGCCGTGACTCTCGGACTCTTGATACCAAACGCTATCCGCGCGAGATATCTCGCATCGTCCCGATCAGGGGTCGCTGCCAGCACTGCATAAAACGCCTTCGAGTCCCATGCCCTCTTTGGCGGTGCAACTGACTTCACTGTATCATGCGTTTGACACCACGTACAATTCCCGCATTCTTGAGCATTATTGGGCAGTGTGTCGCCGAAATGTGAAGCGAGAACACGTGCGAAACATGCTTTCCCTGTTATGAGATCCATGACTTGTTGCATGCGAGCAAGTTCCTGTTGTTCTCGGAGCACGAGGTCCTTGTAGAGTGCTTCAGTAAGGCGTTCGGCTTCCGAGGGAGGCGGAGGCCACTTTTCGGTCAAGATGCGAAACACGTTCATGACGCCTCCGGGTTGCAATTCGATGAGTCGGCTGTCCTGCCACTCATTGAGCTTAGTGACAAGTGCAGTTCGATCGACGCGGCTTTGGTATGCAGCGGTATCCACATCGACATGTGTCCATACTTTCGAAGCTCGGGCATGAGCACGAAgagctcttgctgctggagtCTGGTCATGATTTGTGGACTTCAGCGCCTTGTATTGGTACTTGGTATACTTCGGCGTGATCGCTCTGAAAAGTTTGAAGCGTAACTCCAGAGCGGCGAAGAGAGTTCCGACAGTGTTTGGTTTGATGTCGAAGTCTTTGGACATGGCGTACGAGTTGACTTCGATGACTCCATCGCTCTCCTTGTGCGAGAAGAGACTTTGCAGGAAGCCAAAGACAGATTGGCGACTTGGGAGATCACCTCGTGCGAAGCTCTCTCGAAGGTGTAGATCTTCTGCGCACAGGAATACCACGCATTGTGAGTCAAGGccat
Encoded proteins:
- a CDS encoding uncharacterized protein (MEROPS:MER0029657) — encoded protein: MKFSTYILPACIALLSSAQELKTVQAETLPTSAVHRKATSTAKAQPEVLEETASTSTIAKAPAQTSSKSSPSSSPPSPAKNNLKDDPYTRCATQPDANQRTLLDRVPSQRNYTYKAERQIDVYIHVVTTESKRDTYTESMIEDQLTVMNDAYSSMGFTFNLAGSDFTVQDDWAAASAGGDEESQMKEALHMGSYADLNLYFLSDLGDGLLGFCYFPTESPSRQTRVLDGCINLAASLPGAEATNYNMGLTAVHEVGHWFGLYHVFDGNSCTGSGDFVSDTPVQSQATFGCPSKQDSCPDQPGDDSIHNYMDYSYDQCLYEFTDGQAQRARALYDEYRAGN